The Methanoculleus caldifontis genome includes the window ACCTATCCCCTCTACAGCGCCGTCCTCATCCCGACCGTCCTTGCCATCATCATCGGCGTGGAGGGGCTGATCATCGGGGCGGTCTACATGGTGCAGGGCTTCTCCGGCAGCGGGTGGGGGACGGGGATCCTCGGCATCCTGAGCATCATCTTCGGCCTGGTCCTGATCGCAAACCCGCTCGTCGCCGCTGTCGGCCTGGTGCTGCTCCTCGCGGGGCTCGCCATCGTCGGCGGCATCGCGGCCATCGTCGTTTCGTTCCGGCTGCCGGGGTGACCGGAGAGAGGGGCCTGACCGGCGACCCCGGTCTTTGGGCACGACCTCCCCTCCCCTTTGCCCGTAATGAAGTGTATCCTGCTGCCGCCCTCACCGGGAGCGCTATTGCGTGACACCCGGTTCGCTGCAATCAATTGGGATAATTTTATATAAGTCGCGTTATTATCCGGCTCCGGGCAGTCATCCTGCCCGGGAGATAGGTATGAAGAAAATTGGGGTATTGTTCGTTGCGCTGTTCCTCATCCTGGCCTGCGCCGGTGCCGGATGCGTCCAGCCTTCGGAGGAGGAGGCGGAGGCACAGCTCTGCCAGGATCTCGCAGAACTCAGGGCAGCGCTTGAGAGCATGGAGAACACCAGCCTGAGGACTTCTGTCGGAGACCTCCGGGATGGGCGGGACCAGGTCCGGTCTGCTATGGAGGATGTCAGGGAGTCCGCAGGAGAGCTCGCCGATGTCCGGGTCGATGAGCTCAACGCTGCCTACGAAGACCTCGACCGGGCCGTAGAGGACCTCCCCGACGATGCGACCGTCGTTGGAGCCATCCAGGCCATCCGGCCGCAGATCCAGGCCGTCCGGGAGGAACAGCAGAACCTTTACGCAGACCTGAACTGCACGGCGTAGTGAGGGCCGCAACAAATTGGAGTAATTATATATAACTCCACATATCATCCGGCCCCGGGCAGTCGTTCTGCCCGGGAGGAAGCATGAAGAGAACAGGCGCGCTGTTCATCGTTCTGGCCCTCGTCCTTGCCGGTCTTGGTGCCGGATGCGTCCAGCGGGAGATGGGGGCCCAGCTCTGCCTGGACCTTGACGGGCTCGGAGATGCGCTCGATACGCTGGAGGATACCGGCACTCTCTCCTCGGTGCAGGATATCCGGAACGCACGGGACCAGGTCTGGTCCGCCATGGAGAACGTCAGGAACTCCGCGGTCCAGGTCCCCGGCGTCCGGATCGACGGGCTCGATGCGGCGTACGGCGACCTTGACCGGGCCGTGCAGGACCTTCCCGACGATATGAACGTCGTCGGGGCCGTCGAGACGATCCGTCCGCAGATCCAGGCTCTCCGGGATGAGCAGCAGAGCCTCTCCGCAGACCTGAACTGCACGGGGTGGTGAGCGTAGCGAGGACCGGGGTCGACCGATGAACGGATCCAACGAGAGGGCGCTCCCCGCCTTCCATGTCATGGCGAAACCGACCGGGACACGGTGCAACCTCGACTGTGCCTACTGCTTCTACAGAACGAAGGAAGGGCTGTACCCGGAGAGCGACTTCCGGATGACCGATACGGTGATGGAGGAGTACATCCGCCAGACCCTCGCGGGGCATCGCGTCCCCCATGTGACGATCGCCTGGCAGGGGGGAGAGCCGACCCTGATGGGACTGGATTTCTTCCGGCGGGCAGTGGCGGTGCAGAAGAAGTATGCAGGGCCCAAAACCCGTATAGAGAACACCTTCCAGACAAACGGCATCCTCCTCGATGACGACTGGTGCCGGTTCTTCCACGACAACCGCTTCCTCGTCGGCCTCTCCATGGACGGCCCCCGCGAACTCCATGATGTCTACCGGAGAGACCGGCAGGGCCGGGGCACGTTTGACCGGGTCATCAAAGCCGCCCGTCTGCTCCAGAAGCACCGGGTCGAATTCAACATCCTCTGTGCGGTCAACAGCATGAACGCCGATTACCCCCTGGAGGTGTACCGGTTCTTCCGCGACGAACTCGATGCGCGATATATCCAGTTCATCCCCATCGTGGAACGGGCGAACGAGGGGAAGACGGTCACCGACCGATCCGTCCGGCCGGACCAGTGGGGGCGGTTCCTGACCGGGATCTTCGATGAGTGGATCCGAAGAGACGTCGGCCGGACATTTCTCCTGAACTTCGACTGGGCGCTTGCGGGATGGTTCGGGATGGTGGGGACGGTCTGCGTCTTCGCCCCGACCTGCGGCCTGGGGGTGGCGCTCGAGCATAACGGCGACCTCTACTCCTGCGACCACTTCGTCGAACCGGACCACCTCCTCGGCAATATCCTCACGACACCGCTGGGCGAGCTCGTGAACTCCGAAAAACAGCGGCGGTTCGGGGCGGCCAAGCGCGATACGCTCCCCCGGTACTGCCGGGAATGCAACTTCCTCGCCGTCTGCAACGGGGAGTGCCAAAAGAACCGGTTCGTCGAGACGCCGGACGGCGAGGCGGGACTGAACTACCTCTGCGAGGGGTATCGGACCTTCTTCGCCCACGCCGACCGGCCGATGCGGATGATGGCCGGCCTGCTCCGGCAGGGGAGGTACGCCGACGAGGTGATGCCGATGCTCGCGGCAAAGGTGGGCCGGAACGAGCCCTGCCCCTGCGGCAGCGGGCTGAAGTACAAAAAATGTTGCGGGAGGCCGACGGCGCCCCGGAACGGTGATGGCGTCAGAGGGCGGTAAGATGACATCTCCGTCGTCTCCTGCTCATGGGTGTCGGCATCCTCAGTACTTTACTAATTCAGACATCCGACATCGAACGGTGCAGCCTCGCGTGACGACTTAAAACGGAGTTAGCAGTACCCGGACACGGGACTCGCATCTCCGATGCTCCAACTCCGCTCCGTAGGAGCGTCGTCTTTCGAAGCCTGAGGGCTTCTCACGCCCCGGTTCTACGAAGTATCACACTTCGCCCCTGGCGGTGCTCAAGCTCGTTTACGCTCGTACTTCGCGTTCTTCGCGGCTTCGCGTGAGTTTTCAGCACTGTGGTGATAGAGCCTCACGCGAAGCCGCGAAGTCGCGAAGGACGCCTCCCCCGTAGGGTGCGACGGTTCAGAGCGCGAGGGTTCCCTCAGGACCGGAGCGTGAGAGGCCATCAGGCTTCGAGAGAATTCGAGGGTTTGGCCTCCTGAGGACCGTCTCAAACATTTTAGCGGAGTACTGATCCCACATGGCGCCGTTCTCCGGGCAGTTTTGCGCTGTTCCTGTGCGGTTTGCCGGCTTCGCCACGATAATTCCGGGGAGATTTATTCTCTACCGACAATTATAATTACACCACAATATAATCGGCGCCGGCAGCTGTTCGCCCTACGTATCTCACCCGCTCGGTCACCGGGCCTGTAGCGACCCGGGCCCCGTGAGCCGGAACAGGGGCGTGGGGGCGACGGCAGCCAGAGGGTGATATCCATGATGCGAAGAAGAGCGGAAGGGGGCCTTCGCGGGCGCGAAGAGGCCGGCGGCACGCACCGGTACAAGATGAAAGAGAAACTCGTCTCCATCGGGGACGACTATTGGATCGAGGACGCGGCGGGAGAGCGGGCGTTCAAGGTGGACGGGAAAGCGCTCCGGGTGAGGAACACCCTGGTGATCCAGAGCAAGGAAGGGCAGGACCTCTACAAGATCCAGGAGCGGATGCTCCGGATCAAGGACACCATGGAGATCGAGAAGGGCGCAGGCGGCACGGCGGCGACGATCAAGAAGGCGCTGATCGCGCCGCTCCGTGACCGCTGGACGGTCAGCATCCCCGGTGGCGAGGACTGGGAGGTGCAGGGGAACATCCTCGACCACGAGTACCATATCGAGGCCGGGCGGCGGGAGCGGGTTGCCGAAGTCTCGAAGAAGTGGTTCCGGATCCGGGATACCTACGGCGTGGAGGTGGAGCCGGGCCACGACGACGCGCTCGTCCTTGCCATTACTGCGGCGATCGACCAGATGGCGCACGATTAGGCCATAAAGAGAGAAGAAAGGGGCGATGGACGACTGACGGGTTCGCCGGGGCGGGAGTACCGGAGGTCACGGACAACCCGAATGGGGAGAAACTGCCAGGAATTGGTAAACATCCGGGTCATACGATAATATGAGCACTTTTTTATACTCGACCAAATATTTTGGTTCTGAACCGCCTCCGCTCGGAATGGGGTAATGATATGTTCGAAACCGTATCGTTCACGGTATTCCTCGAGACGATCGGCGTTCTCGCGGTAGTGATCTTCGTGCTCTCGAGCATGATCGGCATGGGATTCTCCCTTACCGTGCGCGAGATCATCGAATCTCTCAAGAACCTGCGGCTGGTGATCCTCTCCCTCGTGGCGAATTTTATCCTGGTGCCGCTGCTCGCTCTCGCCCTCCTGTTCGTCTTCCCGCTCTCCGAAGGGCTCTCAATCGGCCTGTTCGTCATCGGGACCGCCGCAGGAGCGCCCTTCCTGCCGAAACTCGCGCATGCGGCGAAGGGGAACATGGCTTTTGCCATGGGGCTGATGGTGCTCCTGATGGTGGTGACGATCGTATACATGCCGCTCGTCCTGCCGCTGATGCTGACCGGCGTGGTCATCGATCCCTGGGCGATCGCCCGATCGCTCATCCTGCTGATGCTCATACCGCTTGCGATCGCCCTCTTCGTCAGGGCGCGATACGAGGAGGTTGCCAGAGGGCTTCTCCCCCTGATGAACCAGGCAGCGAATCTCTCGATGCTCACGCTGATCGTGGCGTTCTTCGTCGTCTACTTCGAAGACATCGGGGGCGTCGTCGGCACCACGGCGGTCCTCGCAACGATCGTCTTCATTTTAGTCTCGTTTGTCATCGGCTACCTCCTCGGCGGCCCGGGCGGCGACACAAAACGGGTGCTCGGTGTCGGGACGGCACAGCGAAATATCTCGGCGGCGCTGGCGATTGCCGCCCTCAACTTCACCGACCCCGACGTGATGGTCATGATCCTCGTCG containing:
- a CDS encoding anaerobic sulfatase maturase, with product MNGSNERALPAFHVMAKPTGTRCNLDCAYCFYRTKEGLYPESDFRMTDTVMEEYIRQTLAGHRVPHVTIAWQGGEPTLMGLDFFRRAVAVQKKYAGPKTRIENTFQTNGILLDDDWCRFFHDNRFLVGLSMDGPRELHDVYRRDRQGRGTFDRVIKAARLLQKHRVEFNILCAVNSMNADYPLEVYRFFRDELDARYIQFIPIVERANEGKTVTDRSVRPDQWGRFLTGIFDEWIRRDVGRTFLLNFDWALAGWFGMVGTVCVFAPTCGLGVALEHNGDLYSCDHFVEPDHLLGNILTTPLGELVNSEKQRRFGAAKRDTLPRYCRECNFLAVCNGECQKNRFVETPDGEAGLNYLCEGYRTFFAHADRPMRMMAGLLRQGRYADEVMPMLAAKVGRNEPCPCGSGLKYKKCCGRPTAPRNGDGVRGR
- a CDS encoding LURP-one-related/scramblase family protein; this translates as MMRRRAEGGLRGREEAGGTHRYKMKEKLVSIGDDYWIEDAAGERAFKVDGKALRVRNTLVIQSKEGQDLYKIQERMLRIKDTMEIEKGAGGTAATIKKALIAPLRDRWTVSIPGGEDWEVQGNILDHEYHIEAGRRERVAEVSKKWFRIRDTYGVEVEPGHDDALVLAITAAIDQMAHD
- a CDS encoding bile acid:sodium symporter family protein; this translates as MFETVSFTVFLETIGVLAVVIFVLSSMIGMGFSLTVREIIESLKNLRLVILSLVANFILVPLLALALLFVFPLSEGLSIGLFVIGTAAGAPFLPKLAHAAKGNMAFAMGLMVLLMVVTIVYMPLVLPLMLTGVVIDPWAIARSLILLMLIPLAIALFVRARYEEVARGLLPLMNQAANLSMLTLIVAFFVVYFEDIGGVVGTTAVLATIVFILVSFVIGYLLGGPGGDTKRVLGVGTAQRNISAALAIAALNFTDPDVMVMILVVALVGLILLMITGVEMGRHAGSTTGASPETE